The sequence below is a genomic window from Nicotiana tomentosiformis chromosome 6, ASM39032v3, whole genome shotgun sequence.
CCTGTATACAGTCGATACAAGTTGTATCCTTTGTATACACCCTTGTATTTTGCCTTGACTACAGTTGATACATATTGTATTCATTGCACGAATGAATAAAATTGCGCGAACGAATACAGTTGATACACGTTGTATTTGTTGCGCGGACGAATACAATCGACACATGTTGTATTCGTTGCGTGTTTGAATACAAGTAATACAACTTAGTAACAATTGAATAGTAGTTATGAATGGTAATTAGACATATTATAGTTAATAGACTCTAAAATATAGTGGTTTATGAAAATTACTCTTAAATTTGAAATTCTGCTCATGGGACAAGCGGAGATAAAAATTCAAGACCATCTAATTTGAGGGTTATTTGTGGTAAAAATTGCGTGAGGTAGCCACTTTTTAAAgtggtatttattttttatccagtatttttaatgctgagcaaaaatagccattgatctattaaaattaatatgaaaagacggtgttaccctttcttctatctcttttatgtTTTGACCAATTTCTGCAAATACGTCAATAAGCAGAAAACAGATAATTAAAAGCACTCCTCTAGCTCACCCCATGATCCCCTAGCTAGAATTGAAGTACACACGGCTTCAAGATGTTCAGTTTTCGTGCTCAGCATCCAGAAAGACAACATTTCTGCTGCATTTCAAGTCAAGATGTAGCCAACCTTCTTAAAGACAATCAACCTTTTTAAAATTTTGGAGAATAATAATGGAAGAACAAGTTTCATATTGGATAAGGGGACTTTGTACCAACCTCTTTAAATGTGTCAGCAAACAACATCTGCCGAAGATGTGAAGGAATTTCATTAACTCCATTAGATCAATTTGAATTTGTGCAAACCAGTTATTTGTCCTTTACTCAGATGGTAATTTTGTAAGCTCAGATGATTGTGTTACCGTTGTTCTTGTTGGTATTTTTTCTGATGAAGAGAGTGTAATGGGACGAACAATAACGCATTTTGATGGAAACTGTTGGTGAAGAGAATGAAGAGGAAGTGAAGAAGACGAAGATaatgtagtccttaacttagctagcgtttggccatagatttccaaatttgttttgaaaaatctgatttgggtgaaatttggtttgaagatgaaaatgtgtttggacatgatttttcaaaacatatttcactttttatttgaaaaacataaaacatgacttatacccacaagttctaaaaacgatcacaaatacccaatagtatcattatcacaaaccatagcCATGAATATAAATAAGTTtggtacaaaattattatttttataatgaactatataAATCATTAATTACAGTGAAATTCCATTAGAGAATTACGGCTCCTAATTAAGAAGAAAAAGTTAACTGATATAAGTGTTCAGAAAGCCATTTAGCCTATAAATCAGAAGCAAAAGTAAGATTCACAAAGGATTGAGCTGATAAGGGAGcatattcatcaaatatttagttggTCGTAATAaatgtgggctcttttataaattataaaagtttgggataatatttaaaaaaattaaaaatgtaaCGAtcatattttggcccaaaatcagcaattgaggtgattttaggattttgggattttgccaaaatgtgggcaaaatctatggccaaacatgtgtttgccaaataaatcccaaatttattttggcaaaactcatggccaaacgggtccttagagttccaagttcaaaaaataaggacatgtagtcctgaacttagagttacaagttcaaaagttaaggacatgtagtcctaaacttagaCACAAGCTCAAAAACTAAGGATATGAAGTCCttaacttagacttacaagctcataaattaaggacagcTAGTCTTGAACTtacagtaacaagctcataatTTAAGGAGACTTGGTCcataacttagagttacaagcacaggaattaaggacaggtagttcttaacttagagttacaagcataAAAATTAAGGACAAGTAGTCCTGAACTTCGAGTTGCAAGTTCTAAAGTTAAGAACATGTAgacctgaacttagagttacaagttcaaaagttaaggacaggtagtcctaaacttagacttataagctcataaattaaggacaactagtcctgaacttacagaaacaagctcataagttaaggacacttagtcctgaacttTAAGAGCagaagggtattttcgtccgggTGAGTAAAAGTTTATTAAAGCAGTGGATAAAGACTAAAGATATTTTAAATAGTgacttaaaaataaatatatgtgTTATTATTGGCTAACTGTGTACTTCCCCTTATTTGTGCACTTCCAACCCAATATCTGGGCCGATCTGATATAATGGGCTTTGGAGTCCAATTAAAGAGGCCCGCCCACCTATCTGAGATAAAATCCGAAGCCCATCTCCTAACGGAAAGTTCCTTTTGGGACTCTTAACTTCGCCGTGTTGCGGTATTGGATTCGCCAACCACTCTTGCCGCGTAGTACTTGACTCTTCTTTAAGCCTAAACCCACACTTTTTCTCCTTCAAAATATCATTCCTTTTCAGATagagaataataataattattcaaTCGAAAGCAATCGACTACCGGACCGATTGATCGATCAAGATGAGTTTCCTATTCGGCAAGAGAAAAACTCCCGCAGGtacctttttgtttttcaaataaaaaatatctgCTTGATTTTAATCCAATTGATTTTTACTGCTATTTTAATGATTTATTTGCGGTTTAAAATTTCCTATTTCGTGATGTATTTAGCGATCTATTTGAATTGATGCGCGATCACCTGGAATTGATAACTGtggtaatttttttataaaaaaggaTAAGTGTGTTAAATTAAGTATGATTGACCTTTCATCATTGATTTGCAATTGTAGAATCTCTATCTCATGCGAAATTAGGTTTCTGGTTTTGATGGTTTTGCTTGGTTAAGTTTAAGAAGGCAGATGTACGGGGGGAGGGGGTCAATGAAGCATGTGCAAACCTTGAAAATCATGGTTCAAATCTCAGCAGAGACAAAAAGCACCGGGTAATTTCCCCATTTGCTTAAGCCTTGTTTGGTAGAATTAGCCGGTACTGTGCTGGTGTAAGGTAGCAAGTATCCTggtggaatagtcgaggtgcaTGCAAATTGCTCCGAACACCACTATTCTAAATTTTAGAAAAAAGTTTTAGGGAAAGGGGATGATGCATAAATGGACTTAGGATAATGAATAACTTATTTAGGATGTTCAAGTTTTAAAATTTGCTAGATTGATGGCAAAGATTTGGCTTTGGCCACCTTAGGTTCGGTAGTTTTTTTGGGTGTAGCATTCTTCAAATGGTGTTTGAGGATGAGAGTATCGTGATCCAATTTTTAGTCCTCCGTGATTATGTAAATTCTAGTGTTTAGATTGTAGAATGGttaaaatttctattttgctGATCAAGCAGGTTTTCGGGAGCATCTCTTTACTActcaattaaaaaatttaaagctTGTTTTTCCCATTTTATGTGTGAATATCACGTGACACAACATCCCACGTATATTAAACTGATAAGGACAAATACTACACATTATCTTAGCAAAAAGGCCAAGAAAGGGAAAAAGTTGAATATTTTATAATCGATTTGTATTTTCTACTGTTAAACCTTAACCAGTAAAACCCCAACTTTGTGTTGGTCTTGTTCAAACACAAACGGTAGAATAAGTTGACAcccaaaaaagggaaaaaagaaaaactaacttgATTCAGATAAGTACAGTGCTTTCGTTCTGTGTATGTGCCCACTTCTTTTGGAAAAGTCACCTTTTTGTGTAGGAAATTGATCTCATAAACTACATCAATTTTATGTTTGTATGTCTGGTATACCTACTTATTTATCAGAGCAAGGTTGCAAGTCCAGATCCCAAATCATACCTCTACAGATATTATTTTACGAGTCCTTTAATGTCTGAATGTATCATTATTTTACCTTACATGTTTTGTAGAAGTCTCAATATATCAGAATTGAGTTGTATTTTGGGGTTTATGAATTTGATCAGAGTTTGACTCGTAACATTGTTTGTGCTGGAATAGTTACCAGGGCATTTATCTCTCGTACCTTTTCATTTTTCCTTGCTTTTAAAAATTGTAATACACTGGGAGATGGGTAATCGATTGTTGTTGGAAATTTACCATTATTTCTTTTGGATAGCTTAGAGAACTTTTAAttcttttttgaaatttttaacTTTTCTATACCTCTCTTGAAGTTTTAAGAAGTCTTTGCATGTTGTAATGGTGCTATTTGTCTATTCACTTCTCTTTTTTAGTTTCCTATTAAATTTAATATGGCTCTGTTTCTTTTATAGAAAACTGATTTTGCTGTAGTTCTTAGAAGATAATACTTTTGCTTGGTATTTTTACAGCTTTACTTGCTGATTCTCAGTTTTATGGAGTTTAGCTGTTAATTTCCTCCTTTATTGTTTCTTAAGTAAGCCGGTGCATGATATTGCGCTGTGATATCCTTGTGGAACTTGACGGAATGTGATTGTTGTTAGCTTTTCCTGAAGCCTTTCTTTGCATAATTTTTTAATGTTTTATTTTCATTTGCAGAGCTCCTGCGTGAAAATAAGCGTATGCTTGATAAATCTATCCGAGAAATAGAAAGGGAGCGACAGGGGCTACAAACACAAGAGAAGAAGCTAATTGCAGAGATAAAGAAAAGTGCAAAGCAAGGGCAGATGGTAGGTCTTCTCTCTGGATCTTAGCCCCACTGTCCTAGTAAGGAGTACTTCtccatcttttttatttttagaggtGGATTGTTCTATGATGGAGGAGCCTATCCTTCAATTTTGTTATTAGTATTGTAGGCTGCTTGAACTAATAGTAAACGTCAGTCATACTATTAATGAGGTGCTGAATAGGGACTATTCTCTAGTTAATCAAACATTGCTCAGAGCAAACCGCCAATAAAACCCATCGCTTAGGTTTCTAATTTAGACGTGGGTCAATTAGTTGAACAGAAAATCTGTTGGTATAATAGAGTTTACAATCATATTCAAATAATTACTGTATAGAGTTAGTGCGAGTGCACCGAGTCCTGGGAAAAGGCACTAAGCTATTTTGTCACTTCTGTTTTTTGAGTCGGTATAGTATTATGCTATAGATAGTGCAAGGAGATAGGATTAGCAACAATACTTAAGCccatttatgatttgaagttctTTTGATTCCAGGGTGCTGTAAAGGTGATGGCAAAAGATCTTATCAGGACAAGGCATCAGATTGAAAAATTTTACAAGCTTAAGTCCCAACTTCAAGGTGTCTCCCTCAGAATACAGGTAGTTATGGACATGATCATTATCATTAACATTTTTGTTAGCTTTTGTTGCTGATGTAGCTATTGCTATTGTTTTACTTCTTGAAAAGTATTAATCTTTCTTGAGAATACAACCACTGTCATTGTGGGACGTTGTTCACAAAACTTAATATTTGCATGACAGAATCCTTGATTTCTTCCCTTCCCCTTGAGTAAATTCTGCAACTTTAGCAATAAATTTCCTTCACATGCTCATGGACAATTTTAAATGTGTCTCCATTGGTTCATTTGTATGAAGCTAGATGAAATCTGTCTCCTTCTTTGCCTTTGTGGTGAAGGAGCATCGATACAAAATTTGCACTTAATAATTCTATATACTGgaagttgataaattcatttctttccaaaaaaaaaagaaggttgATAAACTAGTCCTTTGCATGCCCGACCACTGGGTTGTCTATCTACACTGAAATCATTAAAGTTTGATTTCTCCACCCCTACCCCCGACTCAGagcgaaaaagaaaaagaaatgaaagaaagaatGGATGAAAAGCTAAAAACATGGAAGTAGAAGAATAAAAGAGAATCTATCTTTGGAAAGGAAGCAAAGAGTTTTTTTTCAGTGATGCAAAGAAATTGAGATGTCCTGAGGATATGATATCTTCTCTTTTCGTTCAGAATATATAGCTACAGGCAAATTGGTTGACGAAAATCATTATGCTGTGTGAATGATTGACTAACAGATCTTAACAGAGTCGATTTCACTTTTAACATATTTGTTTGTCTGACGAATGAATGGTTTGCTAACTCTTTCTTTTCTTAATACCCAAATATTATCATTGATATCAGACTTTAAAATCAACACAAGCAATGGGTGAAGCAATGAAAGGTGTTACAAAGGCAATGGGACAGATGAACAGGCAGATGAATTTGCCGGCATTGCAGAGAATAATGCAAGAATTTGAGATGCAAAATGAAAAGATGGAAATGGTGAGTGAGGTGATGGGAGATGCCATCGATGATGCTTTGGAAGGggatgaggaagaagaagaaactgAAGAGTTGGTGAACCAGGTCCTTGATGAGATTGGAATTAGTATGAATAATGAGGTATTTTACCACTCTTTCATTACACACTTATTTGGATCTATCATATGTTTGTAATGCTAATTTTATGGTCCTTGAATTAATGCCAGCTTGTCAATGCTCCTTCTGCTGCTGTGGCTGCTCCAGCAGCGAAAAACAAGGTTGCACAAGCTGAGGCAAGTGAACATGACGACGGTGGAATAGACAGTGATCTGCAAGCAAGGTTAGACAATTTGAGGAAAATGTAAATTGTTTACAGATTGAATGGAAACTTTATATGGCTTTGTAACATTTGTGAAAATTCTGGAATTCATGTTCAGGCATAGTCTGTCATTGCAACACATAGCATGCCCGATGCTTTCTGTTTATTCTTGAGTGTATTTGTATTATAATACTTAGTTACACAACCGATTGAAAAAGTTCGCGGCAAAGGTTTTTGTGGTTTGTATTAGAAAGAAAGATTTCCCCTTTTACTGCTTGGATTCTAATCGATTGAGGGGTGCTTCTTTGTCATTTCCGTGGTGCGCTTTGGCCGCCTGTCATTCCAGATTTGGGAATT
It includes:
- the LOC104109118 gene encoding vacuolar protein sorting-associated protein 2 homolog 1 — its product is MSFLFGKRKTPAELLRENKRMLDKSIREIERERQGLQTQEKKLIAEIKKSAKQGQMGAVKVMAKDLIRTRHQIEKFYKLKSQLQGVSLRIQTLKSTQAMGEAMKGVTKAMGQMNRQMNLPALQRIMQEFEMQNEKMEMVSEVMGDAIDDALEGDEEEEETEELVNQVLDEIGISMNNELVNAPSAAVAAPAAKNKVAQAEASEHDDGGIDSDLQARLDNLRKM